Proteins co-encoded in one candidate division TA06 bacterium genomic window:
- the rimI gene encoding ribosomal protein S18-alanine N-acetyltransferase encodes MSEKKLEFERMTEGRLSEVLAIEQASFSDPWSEVMFRQELEEDSGKYSLALTLDSQTIGYGIGWIVLDEFHLGNLAVSPGLKGRGYGSMILERMIEDVKKKGCRTVTLEVRASNKTAINLYHKFNFKEMAVRKKYYQDEDALVLLARLDEDQAC; translated from the coding sequence ATGTCTGAAAAGAAATTAGAATTCGAAAGAATGACCGAAGGCCGTCTGTCCGAAGTTTTGGCCATAGAGCAGGCCAGCTTTTCCGATCCCTGGAGCGAGGTCATGTTCCGGCAGGAGTTGGAGGAAGATTCTGGCAAGTACTCCCTAGCGCTTACCCTGGACTCTCAGACAATTGGCTACGGCATCGGCTGGATAGTACTGGACGAGTTTCATCTGGGCAACCTGGCGGTCAGCCCAGGCTTGAAAGGGCGGGGGTACGGAAGCATGATCTTGGAACGGATGATTGAAGACGTCAAGAAAAAAGGCTGCCGGACCGTTACTCTGGAGGTCAGGGCCTCAAACAAGACGGCTATAAACCTTTATCACAAATTCAATTTCAAAGAAATGGCCGTCCGTAAAAAGTACTATCAGGATGAAGACGCCCTGGTGCTGCTGGCCCGGCTGGATGAGGACCAGGCATGCTGA